From Nocardia sp. XZ_19_385, the proteins below share one genomic window:
- a CDS encoding adenylate/guanylate cyclase domain-containing protein encodes MRDTPSGGTEPVPEPEANGGVPPEVVIPLEPSDGPRPPRRGGPVFRRGQLSALMTTANQRPDFIGMLRKAREQLPGDPAFGDPLSVSGPGGPRAVARAADKLVGDTPSAAREIGFGALQVWQAMLERVGRGKGSAEVTVMFTDLVAFSRWSLSAGDEATLELLRGVAKAIEPPIADRGGHVVKRMGDGVMAVFTSADRAVRAAAHAKRNLENVNVHGYRPQMRVGLHTGSPREIGGDWLGVDVTIAARVMESGGNGNTMLSEATLKSVQPETLAELGYTVKPYRRSFFAAPLSGVPEDLRIYRLSEG; translated from the coding sequence GTGAGGGATACACCTTCCGGCGGTACCGAACCCGTGCCGGAGCCGGAGGCCAATGGGGGCGTTCCGCCTGAAGTCGTCATACCGCTCGAACCGTCCGACGGGCCACGGCCGCCGCGCCGGGGTGGGCCGGTCTTCCGGCGCGGACAGCTGTCCGCCCTGATGACCACGGCGAACCAGCGCCCCGACTTCATCGGGATGCTGCGTAAAGCGCGCGAACAGCTACCCGGTGACCCGGCTTTCGGTGACCCGCTGTCGGTTTCGGGCCCCGGCGGTCCGCGCGCGGTGGCCCGCGCCGCGGACAAACTGGTCGGCGATACGCCCAGCGCGGCCCGGGAGATCGGCTTCGGCGCACTGCAGGTCTGGCAGGCGATGCTGGAGCGCGTGGGCCGCGGCAAAGGTAGCGCGGAAGTAACTGTGATGTTCACCGACCTGGTGGCGTTCTCCCGCTGGTCACTCTCGGCCGGCGACGAGGCCACCCTGGAACTGCTGCGCGGCGTCGCCAAGGCGATCGAGCCACCGATCGCCGATCGCGGCGGTCACGTGGTCAAACGCATGGGCGACGGCGTCATGGCCGTGTTCACCTCGGCCGACCGGGCGGTCCGGGCCGCAGCGCACGCCAAGCGCAACCTGGAGAACGTGAACGTGCACGGCTATCGCCCGCAGATGCGGGTCGGTTTGCACACCGGCTCACCACGGGAGATCGGCGGCGACTGGTTAGGCGTGGATGTCACCATCGCGGCCCGCGTGATGGAGTCGGGCGGCAACGGCAACACCATGCTCTCGGAGGCCACCCTGAAGTCGGTGCAGCCGGAGACGCTGGCCGAGCTGGGGTACACGGTGAAGCCCTATCGCCGCAGTTTCTTCGCGGCGCCGCTCAGCGGTGTGCCAGAAGACCTGCGTATCTACCGCCTGTCCGAGGGTTAG
- a CDS encoding glutamate ABC transporter substrate-binding protein → MKTRLGLLAALLSATALLGGCVSDNDSRPPSKTSSFGEPPLPAKAVPVQTDTPVRPENGQKCGDPTASLRPDGARGATLDKIRARGRLVVGLDTGSNLFSFRDPISGTIVGFDADIAREVAKDLLGSPELIEYRSLSSADRERALQDHTVDLVVKTMTITCERRQKVDFSTTYLRANQRVLTMKSSGITGLSDLAGKRVCVVTGTTSLDRIRREQPAATILSVPTWADCLVVLQQRQVDAVSTDDSILAGLAAQDPYTEVVGESISVEPYGIGISKGAEDLVRFVNGTLDRVRGDGTWERLYRQWLSGLGPSPGPPAPTYQD, encoded by the coding sequence ATGAAAACCCGGCTCGGCCTGCTCGCCGCCCTGCTCTCGGCCACCGCGCTGCTCGGCGGTTGCGTCAGCGACAACGATTCCCGGCCGCCCAGCAAGACCAGCAGCTTCGGCGAGCCGCCGCTACCCGCCAAAGCCGTTCCCGTGCAGACGGATACGCCGGTACGCCCCGAGAACGGCCAGAAGTGCGGTGACCCCACCGCCAGCCTCCGGCCCGACGGCGCCCGCGGCGCGACGCTGGACAAGATCCGCGCCCGCGGCCGCCTGGTCGTCGGATTGGACACCGGCAGCAATCTTTTCAGCTTCCGCGACCCGATCAGCGGCACCATCGTCGGCTTCGACGCCGATATCGCCCGCGAGGTCGCCAAGGATCTGCTCGGCAGCCCCGAGCTCATCGAATACCGCAGCCTCAGCTCCGCCGACCGGGAGCGGGCGCTGCAGGACCACACCGTCGACCTGGTGGTCAAGACCATGACGATCACCTGCGAACGCCGCCAGAAGGTCGACTTCTCCACCACCTACCTGCGGGCCAACCAGCGGGTGCTGACGATGAAGAGCTCGGGCATCACTGGCCTGTCCGACCTGGCGGGCAAGCGGGTGTGCGTGGTCACCGGCACCACCTCGCTGGACCGGATCCGCCGCGAACAGCCCGCCGCCACCATTCTCTCCGTGCCGACCTGGGCCGACTGCCTGGTCGTGCTGCAACAGCGGCAGGTGGACGCGGTCAGCACCGACGACTCCATCCTGGCCGGGCTGGCCGCGCAGGACCCCTACACCGAGGTGGTCGGCGAGAGCATCAGCGTCGAGCCCTACGGGATCGGAATATCCAAGGGGGCAGAGGATCTGGTGCGTTTCGTGAACGGCACCCTGGACCGGGTCCGCGGCGACGGCACCTGGGAGCGGCTCTACCGCCAATGGCTCTCCGGGCTCGGTCCCTCGCCCGGTCCACCGGCCCCGACCTACCAGGACTGA
- the thiE gene encoding thiamine phosphate synthase, with the protein MQPSHQKRSLSPRERLATARLYLCTDARREKGDLAKFADAALAGGVDIIQLRDKGSPGEAKFGPLEAKAELGALAELKAAARRHGALFAVNDRADIALAAGADVLHLGQGDLPPWYARRILGPDVVIGRSSHNRAQAGLAAIDEHIDYFCTGPVWATPTKPGRTPSSIDLIRSTADAHPTRPWFAIGGIELGRVPEVLAAGADRIVVVRAITDARDPEAAARELKAALLANA; encoded by the coding sequence GTGCAACCCTCCCATCAGAAAAGATCACTTTCCCCCAGGGAACGGCTGGCTACCGCACGGCTGTATCTGTGCACCGACGCACGCCGGGAAAAAGGGGATCTGGCCAAGTTCGCCGACGCGGCGCTGGCGGGCGGAGTCGACATCATCCAGCTCCGGGACAAGGGGTCGCCCGGTGAGGCGAAGTTCGGGCCGCTCGAGGCCAAGGCCGAACTCGGCGCGCTCGCCGAACTGAAGGCCGCCGCCCGGCGCCACGGCGCGCTGTTCGCGGTGAACGACCGCGCCGACATCGCGCTCGCCGCGGGCGCGGACGTGCTGCACCTGGGCCAAGGCGACCTGCCGCCCTGGTACGCGCGCCGGATCCTCGGACCCGACGTGGTGATCGGACGGTCCTCGCACAACCGCGCGCAGGCCGGGCTGGCCGCGATCGACGAGCACATCGACTACTTCTGCACCGGGCCGGTGTGGGCGACGCCGACCAAACCGGGGCGCACGCCGTCGAGCATCGACCTGATCCGGTCCACCGCCGACGCGCATCCGACGCGGCCGTGGTTCGCGATCGGCGGCATCGAGCTCGGGCGCGTGCCGGAAGTGCTGGCCGCGGGAGCCGATCGGATCGTCGTCGTCCGGGCCATCACCGACGCCCGGGATCCGGAAGCCGCTGCCCGGGAACTGAAGGCCGCGTTGCTCGCCAACGCTTAG
- the thiO gene encoding glycine oxidase ThiO, protein MAVTTLGVVGGGAIGQAVAWRAAEAGWSVTLFDPAIGSGASWVAGGMLAPLSEGWPGEERVLEFGAASLARWPDFAARLRTATGVEVFVADETLTVALDAADAADLRTIADWVGGYGHDLRVLDRAGVRALEPALARTVRAGLLATGEPAIDNRRLLEGLRKACAAAGVQVRAEAVEDLDQLEFDQIVLAAGAASARLLPDLPVRPVKGEILRLRHRPGATPVPRRVIRARVHGRPVYLVPRGDGIVVGATQYEAGFDTTVTVGGVRDLIADAEAILPGIAEYELSEAIAGSRPGTPDNLPLLGRRTDRIVVATGHGRNGMLTTPLTVDAVLGELAGSPLPEARSADPQRFTTTPSASPLSSAPGGTR, encoded by the coding sequence ATGGCAGTGACCACGCTGGGCGTCGTCGGGGGCGGCGCAATCGGGCAGGCAGTGGCCTGGCGGGCGGCCGAGGCAGGCTGGTCGGTCACCCTTTTCGATCCCGCGATCGGTTCCGGAGCGTCCTGGGTCGCGGGTGGCATGCTCGCACCGCTGTCGGAGGGCTGGCCCGGTGAGGAGCGAGTGCTGGAATTCGGCGCGGCATCCTTGGCGCGGTGGCCGGACTTCGCCGCCCGGCTGCGGACCGCGACCGGCGTGGAGGTCTTCGTCGCCGACGAGACGCTGACCGTCGCCCTCGATGCCGCCGATGCCGCCGATCTGCGCACCATCGCCGACTGGGTCGGGGGATACGGCCACGACCTGCGGGTGCTGGATCGGGCCGGGGTGCGCGCTCTGGAGCCCGCGCTGGCTCGCACGGTCCGCGCCGGACTGCTCGCCACCGGAGAACCCGCCATCGACAATCGCCGGCTACTCGAGGGTCTGCGTAAAGCCTGCGCTGCCGCCGGAGTTCAGGTGCGTGCGGAAGCCGTCGAGGACCTCGACCAGCTCGAGTTCGATCAGATCGTGCTGGCCGCGGGCGCGGCTTCGGCCCGGCTCCTGCCGGACCTGCCGGTCCGCCCGGTCAAGGGCGAAATCCTGCGCTTGCGGCACCGGCCGGGCGCGACGCCGGTACCGCGCCGGGTGATCCGCGCCCGAGTACACGGGCGGCCCGTCTACCTGGTGCCGCGCGGCGACGGAATCGTGGTCGGCGCAACACAATACGAGGCCGGATTCGACACCACCGTGACCGTCGGCGGGGTCCGTGACCTGATCGCCGACGCCGAGGCAATCCTGCCCGGCATCGCCGAATACGAACTGTCCGAAGCGATCGCGGGCTCCCGGCCCGGCACCCCGGACAATCTGCCGCTGCTCGGCAGACGCACCGACCGGATTGTGGTCGCCACCGGCCATGGCCGCAACGGCATGCTTACCACCCCGCTCACCGTGGACGCGGTGCTGGGCGAGCTCGCCGGATCTCCGCTGCCGGAAGCGCGATCCGCTGACCCGCAGCGTTTTACGACGACGCCATCCGCGTCACCCCTCTCGTCAGCACCAGGAGGTACTCGATGA
- a CDS encoding thiazole synthase produces MEPLRIADREFGSRLIMGTGGAESLSVLEEALLASGTELTTVAMRRVDAAGGTGVLDLLKRLDIMPLPNTAGCRTAAEAVLTAQLAREALDTNWVKLEVVFDERTLLPDPIELLTAAEQLVDDGFNVLPYTNDDPVLARRLEDAGCVAVMPLGSPIGTGLGIGNPHNIEMIVAAAGVPVILDAGIGTASDAALAMELGCSAVLLATAVTRAQQPALMAAAMAAAVRAGYGARLAGRIPKRFWAQASSPSR; encoded by the coding sequence CTGGAGCCGTTGCGCATTGCCGACCGCGAGTTCGGCTCGCGCCTGATCATGGGCACCGGTGGCGCGGAAAGCCTGTCGGTGCTCGAGGAAGCGCTGCTGGCTTCGGGCACCGAGCTGACGACCGTGGCCATGCGCCGGGTGGACGCGGCGGGCGGCACCGGCGTGCTCGATCTGCTGAAGCGCCTGGACATCATGCCGCTGCCGAACACCGCGGGCTGCCGCACCGCCGCCGAGGCCGTGCTCACCGCGCAGCTGGCCCGCGAGGCCCTCGACACCAACTGGGTGAAGCTGGAGGTGGTCTTCGACGAGCGCACCCTGCTCCCGGACCCCATCGAATTGCTCACCGCCGCGGAGCAATTGGTCGACGACGGCTTCAACGTGCTGCCCTACACCAACGACGACCCGGTGCTCGCGCGCCGCCTGGAGGACGCGGGCTGCGTCGCGGTCATGCCGCTCGGTTCGCCGATCGGCACCGGCCTGGGCATCGGCAATCCGCACAATATCGAGATGATCGTGGCCGCCGCGGGCGTCCCGGTCATCCTGGACGCGGGTATCGGTACCGCCAGCGACGCGGCCCTGGCCATGGAGCTCGGCTGCTCGGCGGTTCTGCTCGCCACCGCGGTGACCCGCGCCCAGCAGCCCGCCCTGATGGCGGCCGCCATGGCCGCCGCGGTGCGGGCCGGATACGGCGCCCGCCTCGCCGGCCGCATCCCGAAGCGCTTCTGGGCTCAGGCTTCCTCCCCATCCCGATAA
- a CDS encoding NUDIX hydrolase: protein MRGDGDGWSKDPSGVRHWGRFGAAGLLLRAPLPGGGSAVLLQHRALWSHQGGTWALPGGARDSHETPVHAAVREAWEEAGINPSDVRVRSERITASAASGWTYTTIVADAVMTLPTSRNKESTALAWVPEAEVDEHPLHPGFALAWPALRAAPARVCLDDLPDSDDARQVAAALPRTVDLADQGFYWLHAEPDGPGTHARIVDNAIPDSAAERSEAEHLANAVLALTRGQLLA from the coding sequence ATGCGTGGTGACGGGGACGGGTGGTCCAAGGACCCGAGCGGCGTTCGGCATTGGGGCCGTTTCGGCGCCGCCGGATTGTTGTTGCGCGCCCCGCTGCCCGGCGGCGGTTCCGCTGTCTTGCTGCAGCATCGCGCGCTGTGGAGCCATCAGGGCGGCACCTGGGCCCTGCCCGGCGGCGCCCGGGACAGCCATGAGACGCCGGTGCACGCGGCGGTGCGGGAGGCCTGGGAGGAAGCGGGTATCAACCCGTCCGACGTGCGTGTTCGCAGTGAACGCATAACCGCATCGGCTGCCAGCGGCTGGACGTACACGACGATCGTCGCCGACGCCGTCATGACCTTGCCGACCAGCCGCAACAAGGAAAGCACCGCCTTGGCCTGGGTCCCGGAGGCCGAAGTGGACGAACATCCCCTGCATCCCGGTTTCGCCCTCGCCTGGCCGGCTCTGCGCGCCGCCCCCGCGCGCGTCTGCCTCGACGACCTGCCCGACAGCGACGACGCCCGCCAGGTCGCAGCGGCCCTGCCCCGCACGGTCGACCTCGCCGACCAGGGCTTCTATTGGCTGCACGCCGAACCGGACGGCCCCGGCACACACGCCCGCATCGTCGACAATGCGATCCCGGATTCCGCGGCGGAGCGGTCGGAAGCCGAACACCTGGCAAACGCGGTCCTGGCACTCACCCGCGGTCAGTTGCTGGCGTAG
- a CDS encoding ABC transporter ATP-binding protein, with translation MIELRGLTKHYGQTVAVQDLSFTVQPGQVTGFLGPNGAGKSTTMRMILGLDQPTAGTALINGKPYHELQSPLREVGALLDAKWVHPNRSARSHLRWMAATNNIPASRVDEVLKLVGLSEVAGKPAGGFSLGMSQRLGLAGALLGDPQVLLFDEPVNGLDPEGILWIRRFMQRLATEGRTVLVSSHLLSEMAQTAEHLVVIGRGQLISDSSTKEFIEKASESTVRVRSPQLDQLRSLLTSNGMTVREDGSDAVIAVDVTSDAVGKLAAANEITLFELSPQRASLEEAFMRMTGGAVEYHGTGLDEVMGGAL, from the coding sequence ATGATCGAACTGAGGGGCCTGACCAAGCACTATGGCCAGACCGTCGCGGTTCAGGATCTCTCGTTCACCGTCCAGCCAGGACAGGTGACCGGCTTCCTAGGACCCAACGGCGCTGGTAAATCCACCACTATGCGGATGATTCTGGGCTTGGACCAGCCCACCGCGGGGACGGCGCTGATCAACGGCAAGCCGTACCACGAACTGCAGTCGCCACTGCGTGAAGTCGGCGCGCTCCTGGACGCGAAGTGGGTGCATCCGAATCGTTCGGCGCGCTCGCATCTGCGCTGGATGGCCGCGACCAACAACATCCCGGCTTCCCGGGTCGACGAGGTACTGAAGCTGGTCGGCCTGTCCGAGGTCGCAGGCAAACCCGCGGGCGGATTCTCCCTGGGTATGTCGCAGCGGCTCGGCTTGGCCGGCGCGCTGCTCGGCGATCCGCAGGTGCTGCTGTTCGACGAGCCGGTGAACGGCCTCGATCCGGAGGGCATCCTGTGGATCCGCCGCTTCATGCAGCGGCTCGCGACCGAGGGCCGCACCGTGCTGGTGTCGAGCCATCTGCTCTCGGAAATGGCGCAGACCGCCGAGCATCTCGTGGTCATCGGCCGCGGCCAGCTCATCTCCGATTCCAGCACCAAGGAATTCATCGAGAAGGCCTCGGAATCGACGGTGCGCGTGCGCAGCCCGCAGCTGGATCAGCTGCGCAGCCTGCTCACCTCCAACGGGATGACCGTGCGTGAGGACGGCTCCGACGCGGTGATCGCGGTCGACGTGACCAGCGACGCGGTCGGAAAACTGGCCGCCGCCAACGAGATCACGCTGTTCGAGTTGTCGCCGCAGCGGGCTTCGCTGGAGGAGGCGTTCATGCGGATGACCGGCGGCGCGGTGGAATATCACGGCACCGGCTTGGACGAAGTGATGGGAGGTGCGCTCTGA
- the thiS gene encoding sulfur carrier protein ThiS has protein sequence MTATSVPIGVTVNGQDHEFAESLTVRELLQRLELPCQGVALAVDGAVFPKSRWDDPVGRGWNIEVLTAVQGG, from the coding sequence ATGACCGCAACGTCGGTCCCCATCGGCGTCACCGTGAACGGGCAGGACCACGAGTTCGCCGAATCACTCACGGTGCGTGAGCTTTTGCAGCGCCTCGAACTGCCGTGCCAGGGTGTCGCCCTGGCCGTCGACGGCGCTGTCTTCCCGAAATCGCGCTGGGACGACCCGGTCGGCCGCGGCTGGAACATCGAGGTGCTCACGGCGGTGCAAGGTGGCTGA
- a CDS encoding acyclic terpene utilization AtuA family protein, with translation MGNLAADPDVIRIGNCSGFYGDRLGAMREMLEGGQLDVLTGDYLAELTMLILGRDRMKDPDLGYAKTFVRQVQDCLELALERNVQIVANAGGLNPAGLAEKLRKVAADLGLDAKIAHVEGDDLLGRAGELGLGQPLTANAYLGAWGIVECLNAGADIVVTGRVTDASVVLGPAAAHFGWARTDYDQLAGAVVAGHVIECGTQATGGNFAFFQELADLGRPGFPIAEIRADGSSVITKHDGTGGAVTVDTVQAQLMYEIQGTRYAGPDVTTRLDSIELTQEARDRVLISGVTGEAPPPQLKVSLNTLGGFRNEMEFILTGLDIEAKAELAQRQLESWLPVRPAELDWTLARLDRPDAETEEQASALLRCVVRDPDPNKVGRAFSSVAVELALASYPGCSFTTLPGNGSPYGVYTPGFVDAAEVPHIAVLPAGTRIRIDPATEIRALEAVPEPELPDTLPASETRRAPLGTIVLARSGDKGGDANIGVWVRTDEQWRWLVHSLTVERLRELLPETAPLPVTRHVLPNLRAVNFIVSGLLGKGVAYQARFDPQAKGLGEWLRSRHVDIPVELL, from the coding sequence ATGGGAAATCTGGCCGCGGACCCGGATGTCATCCGGATCGGCAACTGTTCCGGGTTCTACGGTGACCGGCTCGGCGCCATGCGCGAGATGCTCGAGGGCGGACAGCTCGACGTGCTCACCGGCGATTACCTCGCCGAACTGACGATGCTGATTCTGGGCCGGGACCGGATGAAGGACCCCGACCTCGGCTATGCCAAGACTTTCGTGCGCCAGGTGCAGGACTGCCTCGAGCTGGCCCTGGAACGCAATGTGCAGATCGTCGCCAACGCCGGCGGGCTGAATCCGGCCGGACTGGCCGAGAAGCTGCGCAAGGTCGCCGCCGATCTGGGCTTGGACGCGAAGATCGCGCACGTCGAGGGCGACGACTTGCTCGGGCGCGCAGGCGAACTCGGGCTCGGTCAGCCGCTGACCGCGAACGCCTACCTCGGTGCCTGGGGCATCGTGGAGTGCCTGAACGCGGGCGCGGACATCGTGGTCACCGGGCGCGTCACCGACGCCTCGGTGGTCCTCGGACCCGCGGCGGCCCACTTCGGCTGGGCCCGAACCGATTACGACCAGCTGGCCGGCGCTGTGGTCGCGGGGCACGTCATCGAATGCGGCACACAGGCCACCGGCGGAAACTTCGCTTTCTTCCAGGAGCTCGCCGACCTCGGGCGGCCCGGCTTCCCGATCGCCGAGATCCGCGCCGACGGCAGCAGTGTCATCACCAAGCACGACGGCACAGGTGGCGCGGTCACCGTGGATACCGTGCAGGCACAGCTCATGTACGAGATCCAGGGCACGCGATACGCGGGGCCCGACGTCACGACGCGACTGGACAGCATCGAGCTCACGCAAGAGGCGCGGGATCGGGTGCTGATCAGCGGGGTGACCGGCGAGGCCCCGCCGCCGCAACTGAAGGTGTCGCTGAATACTCTCGGCGGGTTCCGCAACGAGATGGAGTTCATCCTCACCGGCCTCGATATCGAGGCGAAAGCCGAACTGGCGCAACGACAGCTGGAATCCTGGCTCCCGGTCCGGCCCGCCGAGCTGGACTGGACCCTGGCCCGGCTGGACCGCCCGGACGCCGAGACCGAGGAGCAGGCCAGCGCGCTGTTGCGCTGTGTCGTGCGGGATCCGGATCCGAACAAGGTCGGGCGGGCGTTCTCCAGCGTGGCGGTCGAGCTGGCGCTGGCGAGTTACCCGGGGTGCAGCTTTACGACGTTGCCGGGCAACGGCTCGCCGTATGGCGTGTACACGCCGGGGTTCGTCGATGCCGCCGAGGTGCCGCATATCGCGGTGCTGCCGGCGGGCACGCGGATCCGGATCGACCCGGCGACGGAAATTCGTGCGCTGGAGGCAGTTCCGGAACCTGAGCTTCCGGACACCTTGCCTGCGAGCGAGACTCGCCGCGCACCGCTCGGCACGATCGTGCTGGCGCGCAGCGGCGACAAGGGCGGCGACGCCAATATCGGTGTCTGGGTACGGACCGATGAGCAGTGGCGGTGGCTGGTGCACAGCCTGACTGTCGAACGGCTGCGGGAACTACTTCCCGAAACCGCGCCGCTGCCGGTCACCCGGCATGTGCTGCCGAACCTGCGCGCCGTGAACTTCATTGTTTCCGGCCTGCTCGGAAAGGGCGTGGCCTACCAGGCCCGCTTCGATCCGCAGGCCAAGGGGCTCGGCGAATGGCTGCGCTCCCGTCATGTCGATATCCCCGTGGAGTTGCTGTGA
- a CDS encoding ABC transporter permease, translating to MGVLTAERIKLTSTRSPWWCTAIIIVLGLGLPLLFTLITNATYGTENASEGPSLTPAMASSGIAGFGVMVLMIMAALAVTNEYRFGIIRTTFQATPHRGRVITTKAGLLAVYGAVLTGALVGLAYVLVKVIARAELAPNLELSGMDSWRPLFGVPIYGFLCVVLAVAIGTLVRQSAAAISLLILWPLLIEGLFGAIPWVAKNVTPYLPFANANHFLGSGGESTVSQFHWGPWGGLLYFAAFVAVVFGAALYSVNKRDA from the coding sequence ATGGGCGTGTTGACAGCGGAACGCATCAAACTCACCTCGACCCGGTCACCCTGGTGGTGCACGGCGATCATCATCGTGCTCGGCTTGGGCCTGCCCTTGCTGTTCACCCTGATCACCAATGCCACCTACGGCACCGAGAACGCCAGCGAGGGTCCCAGCTTGACCCCGGCCATGGCCTCCAGCGGCATCGCCGGTTTCGGCGTCATGGTGCTGATGATCATGGCGGCGCTCGCGGTGACCAACGAATACCGCTTCGGGATCATCCGGACGACCTTCCAGGCCACTCCGCATCGCGGTCGCGTGATCACCACCAAGGCCGGGTTGCTCGCGGTCTACGGCGCGGTGCTTACCGGCGCGCTGGTGGGACTGGCCTACGTGCTGGTCAAGGTGATCGCCCGGGCCGAATTGGCTCCGAATCTCGAGCTCTCGGGCATGGATTCGTGGCGGCCGTTGTTCGGGGTGCCGATCTACGGCTTCCTGTGTGTGGTGCTCGCGGTGGCTATCGGCACGCTGGTGCGCCAGTCGGCGGCGGCGATTTCGCTGCTGATCCTGTGGCCGTTGCTGATCGAGGGTCTGTTCGGCGCGATCCCGTGGGTCGCCAAGAACGTGACGCCGTACCTGCCGTTCGCCAACGCTAATCACTTCCTCGGCTCGGGTGGCGAAAGCACCGTCAGCCAGTTCCACTGGGGTCCGTGGGGCGGCCTGCTGTACTTCGCCGCGTTCGTCGCGGTCGTCTTCGGTGCGGCGCTGTACTCGGTGAACAAGCGCGACGCCTGA